One genomic window of Chloroflexota bacterium includes the following:
- the asd gene encoding aspartate-semialdehyde dehydrogenase, protein MSPIPPSPNSQSPILPSAPIPVAILGATGTVGQRFISLLDGHPWFRVVALTGSERRAGQRYGKAVHWLLSSPLPAWAAGMPLLPTDPASLNGVALAFSALPSDVAREVEPQLAARGIWVCSNASAFRREPDVPILMPEVNADQTAVLEIQRRRRGWKAGIVTNSNCTSSGMTVTLKALDDAFGLEKVFAVSMQAISGAGYPGVASLDIVGNVIPYIGGEEAKVEWEPRKMLGKAIPEGIRLADFRISAHTNRVPVVDGHTVVASVALQRKPAGVEEAIRALEAYQPPAIARGLPSTPAPVIVVRREPDRPQPRLDAFTGRGMTTVVGRVRSDPIWDLKFVVVSHNTVRGAAGGAVYNAELLVRQQWVKPR, encoded by the coding sequence ATGTCCCCAATTCCTCCGTCCCCAAATTCCCAATCCCCAATCCTCCCCTCCGCCCCCATCCCCGTCGCGATTTTAGGCGCGACGGGCACCGTCGGCCAACGCTTCATTAGCCTGCTCGACGGCCACCCCTGGTTCCGCGTGGTGGCCCTCACCGGCTCGGAACGCCGCGCCGGGCAGCGCTATGGCAAGGCCGTCCACTGGCTGCTTTCCAGCCCCTTGCCTGCCTGGGCTGCCGGGATGCCGCTGCTGCCCACCGACCCCGCCAGCCTGAACGGCGTGGCCCTGGCCTTCTCGGCCCTACCCAGCGACGTGGCCCGCGAAGTGGAACCCCAACTGGCCGCGCGGGGCATCTGGGTGTGCTCCAACGCCTCGGCCTTCCGCCGCGAGCCCGATGTGCCCATCCTGATGCCCGAGGTCAACGCCGACCAAACCGCCGTGCTGGAAATCCAGCGCCGGCGCCGCGGCTGGAAGGCGGGCATCGTGACCAACTCTAATTGCACCAGCAGCGGCATGACCGTGACGCTCAAAGCATTAGACGACGCCTTCGGGCTGGAAAAGGTGTTCGCCGTCTCCATGCAGGCCATTTCGGGCGCGGGCTACCCCGGCGTGGCCTCGCTGGACATCGTGGGCAACGTCATCCCCTACATCGGCGGCGAGGAAGCCAAGGTGGAATGGGAGCCGCGCAAGATGTTAGGGAAGGCCATCCCCGAGGGCATCCGGCTGGCCGACTTTCGCATTTCGGCGCACACCAACCGGGTGCCCGTGGTGGATGGGCACACCGTAGTAGCATCGGTCGCGCTGCAACGCAAGCCCGCGGGCGTTGAAGAAGCCATCCGTGCGCTGGAAGCCTACCAACCGCCAGCAATCGCTCGCGGCCTGCCTTCCACGCCTGCGCCGGTCATCGTGGTGCGCCGCGAGCCAGACCGCCCCCAACCGCGCCTGGACGCGTTCACAGGCCGCGGCATGACCACCGTGGTGGGGCGGGTGCGCTCCGACCCGATTTGGGATCTGAAGTTCGTGGTGGTTTCCCACAACACCGTGCGCGGCGCGGCTGGCGGCGCGGTCTACAACGCCGAGTTGCTTGTGCGTCAGCAGTGGGTCAA